CTGTGCTTTGTTGTGGGCAATCTCGTCGTCATCTTTGCCGACAATTTGACGGGCGTTCTTCCGGTGTTTTGGATTGTCTGGAGCGGCATGCTGATCATCGGAATCGGTCAGGGGCTGGTGGAAACGGTCATCAATCCGCTTGCTGCGACATTATACCCGGACGACAAGACCCATAAGCTGAACGTGCTGCACGCGTGGTGGCCGGGCGGTATCATCATCGGCGGACTCGCCAGCCTGGCTTTGGGTCACTGGAGTTTTGGCTGGCAGGCCCGGCTGGCAGTGGTGCTGTTGCCCGCCGTGACTTTTGGACTCATGACCATTGGCACCAAATTCCCGCCCACCGAACGGGTCGCCGCCGGCGTGTCCGCGACGGCCATGTTCAAGGAATTGGGACGTCCGATGTTCATCGTGCTGTGGCTGTCGATGTTTCTGACCGCCGCCTCTGAACTGGCGCCCGGGCAATGGGTGGACATCGCCCTGACACGGACAGTGGGAATGAAAGGTATCGTTCTGCTGATTTACGTCAGCGGCCTGATGTTCCTGATGCGGCATTTTGCCGGAACGCTGGCGCACAAACTAACGCCCGTCGGACTTCTCTGGTGCTCATGCTTGCTGGCGTCGGGCGGTCTGTTGTTATTAAGCGTGGCGAATTCGCCGGTCACCGGTTTGCTCGCGGCAACGGTGTGGGGCGTGGGTGTTTGTTACATGTGGCCAACAATGCTGGCTTCCGCCGCCGAACGTTTTCCCCGCGGCGGCGCGCTGCTGATCGGCCTGATGGGAACGGCGGGCAACCTGTCCATTAAATTTGTTCTGCCGTGGATGGGAAATGTGTTTGATGCAACCAAAATCAAAGTCGCTGGCGGCGAAGCTGCCTTCAAAGAGTTGACCGGGGAGAAGTTGAATGAAGTATTGGGCGTTGCGGCACAGACGTCTTTTCGAGTCGTGGCGATCCTACCGGCGGTATTGCTAATCGTGTTTGGCGCCATTTGGCTTTACGACAGGTCCCGCGGCGGTTACAAAGCGGAGACCCTTGCGCTTGGCGGCGCCAAAATCTGACACTTCAAACGCGACAACCATAACTCAAGAACCAAAACTATGAGCAACGGAAACGAAATTGCCCCTAACGCAAAACGACTCCTGTTCGCTGGCTTTATGGCCATTCTCGCCGCCGGCATTGGCTTTGGTATCCGCGGCGGCATCTTGGCCAACTGGGCCGCCGACTTCGGTTTCACCGGGGCGCAACTCGGCGCCATCGGTGGTGCCGGTTTCACCGGCTTTTGCTTCGGCATCATCATCGGAGGCGTGGTCGTGGATAAGGTCGGTTATGGCAAGCTGGTTGTTGCGGCATTTCTTTTCCACGTACTTTCTGCCTTCGTTACTTTTGCCGCACACAAAGGGCAGGCCCAAGATACGGCTTACAACTTCCTTTATTGGGGGACATTTATCTTTGCACTCGCCAATGGAACACTGGAAGCGGTGGCGAACCCACTGGTGGCAACGCTCTTCCCGAAAAACCGCACCCATTACCTTAATATCCTTCACGCAAGCTGGCCGGCCGGACTCGTCCTTGGCGGTTTGGTGGGCTGGATTCTTGGCGACGGAATGCACTGGACCTGGAAGTGGCAACTCGCGCTCTTTCTGGTGCCCACGGTTCTTTACGGAGTGATCTTCTTTGGCCAGCACTTCCCCAAATCGGAGGCTTCGGCCAAAGGATTGAGCCTTGGAGAAATGTTAAAAGATGTCGGCATTCTTGGCGCGGCGGTCGCCTGTTATCTGCTTGTCCTATTCTTTCAGAACGCGCTGCAGTTCTCACAGGGCATCTCTTTTGCGCTCGGTGGGGTTATCCTCCTAGTCGTAGCAATCATAACCCGATTCTCAATTGGCGCGATCGTGTTGTTCGTGCTCATCGTCACTCATGTCCTTGTCGGTGCGGTCGAATTGGGTACCGATGGTTGGATTCAGAACATCACCGGCAACATCCTCACGACGAGCCAGGGCAAAATCCTCTTCGTGTTCACTTCGCTGCTCATGTTCAGTCTCAGATTCTGCGCACACTTCATCGAGAAGAGTCTCAAGATTTCACCCGTGGGTCTGCTCGTGATCTGCGCGACCCTCGCGTGCATAGGATTGAACCTTGTAAGCGGCATTGCCACTTTCATCGGCGCCATGCTCGCACTGGCGGTTTACGCGCTCGGAAAAACCTTCTTCTGGCCCACAATGCTGGCGGTGGCAAGCGACCGCTTCCCACGCACTGGCGCCATCGCGATCTCAATCATGGGCGGTTGCGGCATGATGTCTGCCGGACTGCTCGGTTCGGCGGGTCTCGGCTATGCTAAAGACCGTTTCGCCGCTGATGAACTGCAGAAAGCCAACCCGGCAATTTACGCGCAGTACAAGGCGGAGAAACCCAGTACATTCCTCTTCCTCGAACCAGTGACAGGACTT
The Candidatus Angelobacter sp. DNA segment above includes these coding regions:
- a CDS encoding MFS transporter produces the protein MDATANANGHAGYNKTRLFILSVVALATAGMGFSIRGDLGGALQSHFFDPIDNLHSAEMTASVLGIVFMGFAVAIAIGSPLLDYLGMGRLLGLSSLCFVVGNLVVIFADNLTGVLPVFWIVWSGMLIIGIGQGLVETVINPLAATLYPDDKTHKLNVLHAWWPGGIIIGGLASLALGHWSFGWQARLAVVLLPAVTFGLMTIGTKFPPTERVAAGVSATAMFKELGRPMFIVLWLSMFLTAASELAPGQWVDIALTRTVGMKGIVLLIYVSGLMFLMRHFAGTLAHKLTPVGLLWCSCLLASGGLLLLSVANSPVTGLLAATVWGVGVCYMWPTMLASAAERFPRGGALLIGLMGTAGNLSIKFVLPWMGNVFDATKIKVAGGEAAFKELTGEKLNEVLGVAAQTSFRVVAILPAVLLIVFGAIWLYDRSRGGYKAETLALGGAKI
- a CDS encoding MFS transporter, with product MSNGNEIAPNAKRLLFAGFMAILAAGIGFGIRGGILANWAADFGFTGAQLGAIGGAGFTGFCFGIIIGGVVVDKVGYGKLVVAAFLFHVLSAFVTFAAHKGQAQDTAYNFLYWGTFIFALANGTLEAVANPLVATLFPKNRTHYLNILHASWPAGLVLGGLVGWILGDGMHWTWKWQLALFLVPTVLYGVIFFGQHFPKSEASAKGLSLGEMLKDVGILGAAVACYLLVLFFQNALQFSQGISFALGGVILLVVAIITRFSIGAIVLFVLIVTHVLVGAVELGTDGWIQNITGNILTTSQGKILFVFTSLLMFSLRFCAHFIEKSLKISPVGLLVICATLACIGLNLVSGIATFIGAMLALAVYALGKTFFWPTMLAVASDRFPRTGAIAISIMGGCGMMSAGLLGSAGLGYAKDRFAADELQKANPAIYAQYKAEKPSTFLFLEPVTGLDGTKLSEVQNVAADKRTPEQKIVGDASIAGDRRTLKADSFIPATMACIYLLLLIYFKIIGGYKVVHIDTEKITGGVEGPMEA